AGCACCGCGGACTACACCGACTTCATGACCCGGGCCCAGTGGTGGCGCAACACCTACGGCCCCGAGTCCGGCTACGTGCAGCCGCGCAACTCCGACGGCAGCTGGAAGTGGCCGCTGGACCCGGCCGCCCAGGCCGGCTTCACCGAGGGCAACGCCGCCCAGTACACCTGGATGGTCCCCTACGACTTCGCCGACCTGATCAACGACATGGGCGGCCGGCAGACCGCCGTCCAGCGGCTCGACCACCACTTCACCCAGGTCAACGCCGGGCAGAGCCTGCCGTACTACTACATCGGCAACGAGCCCGAGCACGGCGTGCCGTGGGCCTACGACTACGCCCGGTACCCGGCCGGGGCCTCGGCGGCCGTGCGCAAGGTGATGGCCGAGTCCTTCACCACCGGCGCGGGCGGGCTGCCCGGCAACGACGACCTCGGGGCGACCTCCGCCTGGTACGTCTGGGCGGCCCTCGGCCTGTACCCGGCGACGCCCGGCGCCGACACCCTGGCCGTGCACGGGCCGTCCTTCCCGTCGGTGCTGATCCAGCGCCCGGGCGGCGACATCACCGTCAACGCGTCCGGCACCGGCTCCTACGTGCAGGGCCTGAAGGTGAACGGGACGGCCACCAGCCACACCTACCTGCGCTACCCGGACCTCGCGGCCGGCGGCACCCTCGACTTCACCATGGGGTCGGCGCCCAGCCCGAGTTGGGGCACCGGCGCGGACGACGTGCCGCCCTCCTTCCAGGACGGCGCGGGCGCGGTGCCCGCCGCCCCGGAGCTGGGCGCCGACCTGGCGCGCGGGAAGGCGACCAGTTCCTCGGCCGCGTGCGCCAGCGCCGAGGGCGCGGACAAGGCCGTCGACGGCAGCCTGCAGAACAACAGCAAGTGGTGCTCGAAGACGGCCGGGGCGAGCATCCAGGTCGACCTGGGCTCGGCGCAGCCGGTCGGTTCGGTGGTGCTGGAGCACGCCGGGCTCGGCGGTGAGAACACCGCCTGGAACACCGGCGCGTTCCAGGTGCAGACCAGCACCGACGGCACCACCTGGAGCACCGCCGCCACCGTCACGGGCTCGCGCTCCAGCCGCACCTACAGCCCGTTCGCGGTCCGCTCGGCCCGGTACGTGCGGGTGGTGGTCTCGGCCCCGACCAACAGCGGCAGTGACACCGCCACCCGGCTCTACGAGCTGGAGGTCCATGCCACCGGTCCGGGGGCCGGGTCCGGTCCGATCACCTCGGGCCTGAGCGGCGCGAAGTGCGTGGACGACTCCAACTCCGGTACCGCCAACGGCAACCCGGTGGTGCTGTGGGACTGCAACGGCAGCGGCGCGCAGCAGTGGACGTCCACCGGCGGCACCCTGCGGGCGCTCGGCAAGTGCCTGGACGTCACCTCCTCGGGCACCGCCGCCGGGACCCTGGTCCAGCTGTGGGACTGCAACGGCAGCGGGGCGCAGCAGTGGCAGGCCGTCAACGGCACGCTGGTGAACCCGAACTCCGGACGCTGCCTGGACGTGCCGTCCTCCGACACCACCAACGGCGTGCGGCTCCAGATCTGGGACTGCAACGGGACCGCCGCCCAGAAGTGGAACCCGCCGGCCGCCGCGTAGCGGGGGCCCGTCGCTCCGGTGCCGTCCGCCCCTCGCGGGGGCGGACGGCACCGCTGTTCGTGGTGCCACGGTCAGCCGGCGGCGTTGAGCAGGTCGAGGGCGCTCTGCTGGCAGCCGTAGTCGGTGCTGCCGGGGCCGCCCGCCCAGTGCGGGCCGTACTGGTCGAGCGGGTTGCGGTCCTTGGCAAAGGCGGAGTTCGCCCAGGCGGCGAGGGTCGGCGCGTAGGGGTGGTCGGACAGCTGGGTGTTGAGCCGGCCCAGGCCGCGGACGTAGGCGCCCTTGAAGGAGGGGCCGTCGCCGGTGCAGCCGTCGCCCTCGCCGGGTTCGCGCAGCACGCCGCCGCTGGTCAGCCGGGTGGTGGAGGCGTCGGCGAGGGTGCGGGCGGTGGTGAGCAGGTCGGCGTCGCCGGTGGCCCGGTACAGCTCGGTCAGGCCGCCGAGGATCACGCCCTGGTTGTACGTCCAGGTGCGCTGGCCGTTGTTGGCGCAGGCGTCGTTCAGGCCGTCGTTGACCAGGTGGTCGGCGTTGACCATGCCGCTGCCGCGGAACCAGTTCCACTCGTCGCGGGCCCGCTGGAGATAGGCGGTGTCGCCGGGGATGCGGTTGTGCAGGGCGGCGGTGAGCTGGAGGTAGAGCTCGTTGGTGACGGCGTTCTTGTAGGTGCCGTTCGTGTTCCAGCGCACCCCGCCGCCGCAGGTGCCGGTCCAGTTGGCGGTCATGTGGTCGGCGTCGGCGCGGGCGGTGGCCAGGTAGCGGCCGTCGCCGGTCAGGTCGTAGGCGGCCACCCAGGCCAGGCCCCACCAGCCGGTGTCGTCCAGGTACTCGTTGGTGAAGTTGCCGCCCTGCGCGTTGACGTTCTTGTCGTACGTCTCGGCGACGGCGTAGGTGTAGCTGCCCATGCCGCTGATCCGGGCGTTGTCGATGACGGCGGTGAGCGCGTTGGCGGAGGTCCACCAGCCGTTGCCGCCGAAGAGCTTGCTGGTGCGGTCGTAGGACATCATCAGCGCGGTGGCGGCGGCGGTGCGCCGGTCCCAGGCGTTCCAGGTGGTGCGCGCCCAGGGGGTGCAGGCGAGGGCGCCGCCGACCTGCCCGCAGGCCCGCAGCGCGCCGACCGCCCGGGTGTTCCAGTCGTCCACGTTGTACATCAGGGTGCGCCAGCCGGTGCCGCCCGCGGGCACCTTGGTGTCGCCGAGCTTGCTGCCGCCGGTCCAGGTCCGGCCGCCGTCCGTCGAGCGGTCCAGCCACACCTCGTCGCCGGCCGCGCCGCCGGTGATCGAGGCCCAGCCCATGGCGTCGGCGTCGTCGAAGTGCAGGACGAGCGTGCGGCCCGAGAGCGCCGCGGAGACCGGCTGCCGGTCCTGCGGGCTGAGCGCGGGGTCGCGGGTGTCGCAGTACTTGTTGCAGGTCGCGGCGGTGACGGCCGCAGCGGGGGCGGCGGTGAGGACGGTGCCGGGCAGGGTCGCGGCCAGGG
The window above is part of the Kitasatospora sp. NA04385 genome. Proteins encoded here:
- a CDS encoding GH92 family glycosyl hydrolase gives rise to the protein MSLPTRKARAAVAVGSLLLAAFGPGAGTALAAPASAPASDPASATALASATAAASNLTPYVDPFIGTDDSNAPNPVPGGAGGATYPGAVVPFGGVQFSPDTPTASPSGYRYSDTSIEDFSLTHFDGAGCPNNEDLPLLPVTGALGASPGSSWTGYASGYTKSNEAAAPGYYKNRLDKYATDVELTATTRTGMGRLTYPATNAAQLLIATGRSATGNRSGSVKVSGSEVTGSVTAGGFCGSSKTYQIYFDIRFDRAPTGFGTWSGATVSAGSASASGTNTGAYLTFDTGGSRTVQFKVALSYVSTANAQADLTAENNGWDFAAVRSAADASWNQVLNRAQVSGGSATDLKKFYTALYHVFQSPNVASDVNGDYRGFDGAVHNSARPVYQNYSGWDIYRSWAALIALIAPNEAADIANSMVLDGQQGGLLPKWSQQTNEDFVMTGDPGPIIVASMYAFGARGFDTAAALALMKKSSNGGTAQGSPIRGNQGTYTSLHYIPGAPSDSLEYSASDFAVAQFAKALGSTADYTDFMTRAQWWRNTYGPESGYVQPRNSDGSWKWPLDPAAQAGFTEGNAAQYTWMVPYDFADLINDMGGRQTAVQRLDHHFTQVNAGQSLPYYYIGNEPEHGVPWAYDYARYPAGASAAVRKVMAESFTTGAGGLPGNDDLGATSAWYVWAALGLYPATPGADTLAVHGPSFPSVLIQRPGGDITVNASGTGSYVQGLKVNGTATSHTYLRYPDLAAGGTLDFTMGSAPSPSWGTGADDVPPSFQDGAGAVPAAPELGADLARGKATSSSAACASAEGADKAVDGSLQNNSKWCSKTAGASIQVDLGSAQPVGSVVLEHAGLGGENTAWNTGAFQVQTSTDGTTWSTAATVTGSRSSRTYSPFAVRSARYVRVVVSAPTNSGSDTATRLYELEVHATGPGAGSGPITSGLSGAKCVDDSNSGTANGNPVVLWDCNGSGAQQWTSTGGTLRALGKCLDVTSSGTAAGTLVQLWDCNGSGAQQWQAVNGTLVNPNSGRCLDVPSSDTTNGVRLQIWDCNGTAAQKWNPPAAA
- a CDS encoding glycoside hydrolase family 76 protein, coding for MAATLPGTVLTAAPAAAVTAATCNKYCDTRDPALSPQDRQPVSAALSGRTLVLHFDDADAMGWASITGGAAGDEVWLDRSTDGGRTWTGGSKLGDTKVPAGGTGWRTLMYNVDDWNTRAVGALRACGQVGGALACTPWARTTWNAWDRRTAAATALMMSYDRTSKLFGGNGWWTSANALTAVIDNARISGMGSYTYAVAETYDKNVNAQGGNFTNEYLDDTGWWGLAWVAAYDLTGDGRYLATARADADHMTANWTGTCGGGVRWNTNGTYKNAVTNELYLQLTAALHNRIPGDTAYLQRARDEWNWFRGSGMVNADHLVNDGLNDACANNGQRTWTYNQGVILGGLTELYRATGDADLLTTARTLADASTTRLTSGGVLREPGEGDGCTGDGPSFKGAYVRGLGRLNTQLSDHPYAPTLAAWANSAFAKDRNPLDQYGPHWAGGPGSTDYGCQQSALDLLNAAG